Proteins encoded by one window of Asterias rubens chromosome 18, eAstRub1.3, whole genome shotgun sequence:
- the LOC117302674 gene encoding nucleoside diphosphate-linked moiety X motif 8-like has product MKKIKQAVKPSAAKRNAPCHKFFPGGLKEDGDKDVTETALREMNEEIGVNPKDVDVWGKLIPLPNRTGDALATGVVAFIKNVDASKLNEQCNKKEVELVFTVPISELCDPTNNSYTRFDPPKSTKKGPYTMPVFKGSGFHIWGLTALFTDMTLRALLPKYMCTKSIYL; this is encoded by the exons atgaaaaaaataaaacaagccGTCAAGCCGTCTGCTGCAAAAAGAAACGCCCCGTGTCATAAGTT TTTTCCTGGTGGCCTGAAGGAGGATGGAGACAAAGATGTGACCGAGACGGCATTAAGAGAAATGAATGAAGAGATTGGTGTTAATCCTAAAGACGTTGATGTTTGGGGTAAACTCATCCCACTTCCAAACAGA ACAGGAGATGCTTTAGCAACAGGAGTAGTTGCTTTTATCAAAAACGTGGATGCCAGCAAACTAAATGAACAGTGTAACAAAAAGGAG GTAGAGCTAGTCTTCACTGTACCGATATCTGAACTTTGTGACCCAACCAACAACAGTTATACAAGGTTTGATCCCCCAAAGTCAACAAAGAAGGGGCCGTACACCATGCCTGTATTTAAAGGAAGCGGTTTTCATATATGGGGATTGACTGCATTGTTCACTGACATGACACTCAGGGCACTGTTACCTAAATACATGTGTACAAAATCAATCTATTTGTGA
- the LOC117302486 gene encoding kelch-like protein 17 — translation MDKKLELSVQVSHHRTLSRHPASPVISPVGCTSQNAKLGEYFTHRASRHANDAFVAMNRMRQQATLCDIILKVGDKVISAHKLVLASCSAYFHAMFTSNMTESRQTEVCLHDIQASAVEQLVQFAYTAEINIGEKNVQALLPAASVLQLHSVRDACCKFLLGQLDPSNCLGIRRFADMHGCYDLEQSSLLYSLQNFNHVVNTEEYLHLPVDEVAQLISSEQLNITSEEDVFNAVVMWVRTDLQPRLKYVDKLMELVRLPLLTRDFLVNNVETEPIIRGSPECKDFLIEALKYHLLPEQRASMQTPRTKERHNSACVPMLFSIGGGSLFAIHSECECYDPRSDTWHALAPMSTRRARLGVATISRLVYAVGGYDGTVDLALVESYNPQTNAWKEVTPMGTKRSSLGVVVLNGLLYAVGGYDGASCLNSMERYDPLTNTWTSVAAMSVRRRYVKVTVMDGCLYAIGGYDGSCHLSSVERYDPQTNIWVQMPHMISRRSSTGAAVVEGALYVVGGNDGAACLSSAERFNPDINLWEPVPSMSVRRSTHDAVAMDNQLYVVGGNDGSSSLNSVERYDPKTHHWNNISTMVTRRSSVGITVTKVVSHIGLNQVKF, via the exons atggATAAGAAGTTGGAGCTCTCTGTGCAAGTTTCCCACCACCGGACTCTATCCCGGCACCCTGCTTCACCGGTAATCAGCCCAGTGGGTTGTACATCACAGAATGCCAAACTCGGAGAGTACTTCACACACCGGGCATCGCGCCACGCTAACGACGCTTTCGTCGCGATGAATCGTATGCGTCAACAAGCGACACTATGCGACATCATACTTAAAGTCGGTGACAAGGTTATTTCGGCTCATAAGTTGGTCCTGGCGTCTTGCAGTGCATACTTCCATGCAATGTTTACAA GTAATATGACAGAGTCTCGACAGACTGAGGTTTGCCTGCATGACATCCAAGCAAGTGCAGTAGAACAACTCGTTCAGTTTGCGTACACGGCAGAAATTAACATTGGAGAGAAGAATGTACAG GCTCTCCTTCCAGCAGCCAGTGTCCTACAGCTTCACAGCGTCCGCGATGCCTGCTGTAAATTCCTCCTCGGTCAGCTTGATCCGTCAAACTGCCTCGGGATCCGACGCTTTGCCGATATGCACGGATGCTACGACTTGGAGCAATCATCACTTCTCTACTCGCTGCAGAATTTTAATCATGTTGTGAATACAGAGGAGTATCTTCATCTACCTGTTGATGAG GTTGCCCAACTCATCTCCAGTGAGCAGTTAAACATAACGTCAGAGGAAGACGTTTTCAACGCAGTAGTGATGTGGGTGAGAACCGATCTACAACCCCGACTAAAATATGTTGACAAG TTGATGGAGCTAGTTCGTCTACCTCTCCTCACCCGAGACTTTTTAGTCAACAATGTTGAGACGGAACCGATTATCCGAGGCAGCCCCGAGTGTAAAGATTTCCTGATTGAAGCGTTGAAGTATCACTTGCTACCAGAACAGCGAGCCTCAATGCAGACACCCCGAACTAAAGAGAGACATAACTCAGCCTGTGTACCCATGCTGTTCTCTATTG GCGGTGGTAGCCTATTCGCAATTCATAGCGAGTGTGAATGTTACGACCCACGGAGTGACACGTGGCACGCGTTAGCACCCATGAGCACCCGGAGAGCCCGACTAGGCGTAGCTACTATCAGCAGGCTGGTGTATGCAGTCGGAGG ATACGACGGTACAGTTGACTTGGCCTTAGTTGAAAGTTACAACCCACAAACAAACGCATGGAAAGAGGTAACGCCGATGGGTACCAAGCGAAGCAGCTTAGGTGTGGTGGTCCTGAATGGACTTCTGTATGCTGTGGGTGGGTACGACGGAGCGTCTTGTCTGAACAGTATGGAACGATACGATCCCTTGACTAACACCTGGACTTCAGTAGCTGCTATGTCAGTTAGAAGACGCTATGTGAAAGTCACTGTCATGG ACGGTTGCTTGTATGCGATCGGAGGTTACGACGGCTCATGTCACCTTTCCAGCGTTGAACGCTACGACCCACAGACGAACATATGGGTACAAATGCCGCACATGATCAGCCGACGCAGTAGCACTGGAGCAGCTGTggttgagggcgctctttatgTTGTTGGTGGGAATGATGGAGCGGCTTGTCTGAGTAGTGCAGAGCGGTTTAATCCGGATATCAACCTGTGGGAACCGGTTCCGTCTATGTCTGTCAGGAG GAGCACCCATGATGCTGTTGCCATGGACAACCAACTCTACGTTGTCGGGGGAAACGACGGCAGTAGCAGTCTAAACAGTGTGGAGCGCTATGATCCCAAAACACACCACTGGAACAATATAAGTACCATGGTAACAAGAAGAAGTAGTGTAGGCATTACGGTAACTAAGGTGGTGTCCCATATTGGGCTCAATCAAGTTAAGTTTTGA